A stretch of Camelina sativa cultivar DH55 chromosome 18, Cs, whole genome shotgun sequence DNA encodes these proteins:
- the LOC104762896 gene encoding protein indeterminate-domain 1-like → MPVDLDNSSTVSGDASVSSTGNQNQTPKSVGKKKRNLPGMPDPDAEVIALSPKTLMATNRFVCEICNKGFQRDQNLQLHRRGHNLPWKLRQRSSKEVRKKVYVCPVAGCVHHEPSRALGDLTGIKKHFCRKHGEKKWKCEKCSKKYAVQSDWKAHSKICGTKEYKCDCGTLFSRRDSFITHRAFCDALAEESAKNHTQSKKLYSETVTRKNPDPDQKSPPSLQPSSPPSVAIAPAPAISVESEPAKVISSSVLPVHNSPESPENNPPEVIIEEASRTIGFNVSSSGLSNDHRSSNNGGNAGMFVSSTTSPSLYASSTASPSLYASSTASPSLYTPSSSIEPISLCLSTNPSLFRPTIQDPPHFLTPLPPQPAMSATALLQKAAQMGSTGSGGSLLRGLGIVSTTSSSMELSNHDALSLAPGLGLGLPCSSGGSGSGLKELMMGNSSVFGPKQTTLDFLGLGRAVGNGGNPGGGLSALLTSIGGSGKVDVFGSGEFSGKDIGRSS, encoded by the exons TCCAGACGCGGAAGTGATAGCTTTGTCACCCAAAACACTTATGGCGACGAACCGATTCGTTTGCGAAATCTGTAACAAAGGTTTCCAACGTGACCAGAATCTTCAGCTTCATCGTCGTGGTCACAATCTTCCTTGGAAGCTTCGACAGAGATCGAGTAAAGAAGTGAGGAAGAAGGTTTACGTTTGTCCAGTTGCGGGTTGTGTTCATCATGAACCCTCACGTGCTCTTGGAGATCTCACTGGTATCAAGAAACACTTTTGTCGGAAACACGGCGAGAAGAAGTGGAAGTGTGAGAAATGTTCAAAGAAGTATGCTGTTCAATCTGATTGGAAAGCTCATTCTAAGATTTGTGGCACCAAGGAGTATAAATGCGATTGTGGAACTCTGTTTTCTAG GAGAGATAGTTTTATAACGCATAGAGCTTTCTGTGATGCGTTGGCTGAAGAGAGTGCTAAGAATCATACTCAAAGCAAGAAACTTTATTCAGAAACTGTCACAAGGAAGAACCCTGACCCTGACCAGAAATCTCCACCGTCGCTACAGCCTTCTTCTCCGCCGTCCGTTGCTATAGCTCCGGCTCCGGCTATTTCTGTTGAGTCTGAGCCTGCCAAAGTTATATCTTCCTCGGTTTTGCCGGTTCATAATTCCCCAG aATCTCCAGAGAACAACCCTCCTGAAGTCATCATCGAGGAAGCTTCAAGGACGATCGGTTTCAATGTGAGCTCATCTGGTTTAAGCAACGATCACAGGAGTAGCAACAATGGTGGAAACGCAGGCATGTTTGTATCATCAACTACTTCCCCTAGTTTATATGCTTCCTCAACTGCTTCCCCTAGTTTATATGCTTCCTCAACTGCTTCCCCTAGTTTATACACACCGTCTTCCTCCATCGAACCAATCTCTCTGTGTCTCTCGACGAACCCGTCTTTGTTCAGACCAACAATACAAGATCCGCCACATTTCCtaactcctcttcctcctcaacCGGCAATGTCAGCTACCGCATTGCTCCAAAAAGCTGCCCAAATGGGTTCCACGGGATCAGGAGGGTCGTTGCTTCGCGGGTTAGGCATAGTTTCAACAACTTCTTCATCGATGGAACTCAGCAATCACGATGCCTTGTCCTTAGCTCCTGGTCTTGGACTTGGACTACCTTGTAGCAGCGGTGGTAGCGGATCAGGTCTAAAAGAGCTCATGATGGGGAACTCGTCGGTATTTGGTCCAAAACAGACGACACTTGACTTCCTCGGATTAGGAAGAGCTGTTGGTAATGGTGGTAATCCCGGAGGAGGATTGTCTGCTCTGTTGACTTCTATAGGTGGGAGCGGCAAAGTCGATGTGTTTGGATCAGGTGAGTTTTCAGGCAAAGATATTGGTAGAAGTTCGTAA